The following proteins come from a genomic window of Chiroxiphia lanceolata isolate bChiLan1 chromosome 28, bChiLan1.pri, whole genome shotgun sequence:
- the FGF17 gene encoding fibroblast growth factor 17 isoform X2, translated as MFSCQTQYVRDQGAMTDQLSRRQIREYQLYSRTSGKHVQVHGKRITATAEDGNKFAKLIVETDTFGSRVRIKGAESEKYICMSRRGKLVGKPNGKSKDCIFTEIVLENNYTAFQNARYEGWYMAFTRRGRPRRASRSRQNQREAHFIKRLYRGQLPFPNAERQKQFEFVGSSSPTRRSRRTRAPRP; from the exons ATGTTCTCCTGTCAGACACAG TACGTGAGGGACCAGGGGGCCATGACGGACCAGCTGAGCCGGCGGCAGATCCGGGAATACCAACTCTACAGCCGGACCAGCGGGAAGCACGTCCAGGTCCACGGGAAGAGGATCACGGCCACCGCCGAGGACGGCAACAAATTCG ccaaGCTCATCGTGGAGACGGACACGTTCGGGAGCCGCGTGCGCATCAAGGGGGCCGAGAGCGAGAAGTACATCTGCATGAGCAGGAGGGGAAAGCTCGTCGGGAAA CCCAACGGGAAGAGCAAGGACTGCATCTTCACCGAGATCGTGCTGGAGAACAACTACACGGCGTTCCAGAACGCGCGCTACGAGGGCTGGTACATGGCCTTCacccgccggggccgcccccgccgcgcctCCCGCAGCCGCCAGAACCAGCGAGAGGCCCATTTCATCAAGCGCCTGTACCGGGGGCAGCTGCCCTTCCCCAACGCCGAGCGCCAGAAGCAGTTCGAGTTCGTGGGCTCGTCCTCGCCCacccgccgctcccgccgcacccgcgccccccgcccgtaa
- the FGF17 gene encoding fibroblast growth factor 17 isoform X1, with protein sequence MFSCQTQGENQPSPNFNQYVRDQGAMTDQLSRRQIREYQLYSRTSGKHVQVHGKRITATAEDGNKFAKLIVETDTFGSRVRIKGAESEKYICMSRRGKLVGKPNGKSKDCIFTEIVLENNYTAFQNARYEGWYMAFTRRGRPRRASRSRQNQREAHFIKRLYRGQLPFPNAERQKQFEFVGSSSPTRRSRRTRAPRP encoded by the exons ATGTTCTCCTGTCAGACACAG GGGGAGAACCAACCGTCTCCTAATTTTAACCAGTACGTGAGGGACCAGGGGGCCATGACGGACCAGCTGAGCCGGCGGCAGATCCGGGAATACCAACTCTACAGCCGGACCAGCGGGAAGCACGTCCAGGTCCACGGGAAGAGGATCACGGCCACCGCCGAGGACGGCAACAAATTCG ccaaGCTCATCGTGGAGACGGACACGTTCGGGAGCCGCGTGCGCATCAAGGGGGCCGAGAGCGAGAAGTACATCTGCATGAGCAGGAGGGGAAAGCTCGTCGGGAAA CCCAACGGGAAGAGCAAGGACTGCATCTTCACCGAGATCGTGCTGGAGAACAACTACACGGCGTTCCAGAACGCGCGCTACGAGGGCTGGTACATGGCCTTCacccgccggggccgcccccgccgcgcctCCCGCAGCCGCCAGAACCAGCGAGAGGCCCATTTCATCAAGCGCCTGTACCGGGGGCAGCTGCCCTTCCCCAACGCCGAGCGCCAGAAGCAGTTCGAGTTCGTGGGCTCGTCCTCGCCCacccgccgctcccgccgcacccgcgccccccgcccgtaa
- the NPM2 gene encoding nucleoplasmin-2 isoform X3 — protein sequence MSLTESTDSTSEKPVSLIWGCELSKQKDSYTFQMPEGWHCEQQLALRTICLGESARDEFHVVEVVAEEGDARTLVPLATLKPSVLPMATLAGVELTPPVTFHLRAGSGPVYISGQHISMMSSDEEEEEEEEEEEEEESPQKPPKGQTARKGGAAKKRKLEKEDEPRNNAVPEDPLPGKGRGAGRGRKAAPKK from the exons ATGTCCCTCACGGAGAGCACCGACAGCACCTCGGAGAAACCCGTGTCCCTCATTTGGG GGTGTGAGCTGAGCAAGCAGAAGGACTCCTACACCTTCCAGATGCCCGAGGGCTGGCACTGCGAGCAGCAGCTGGCCCTGCGCACG ATCTGCCTGGGGGAGTCGGCCCGGGATGAATTCCACGTGGTGGAGGtggtggcagaggagggggaCGCCCGGACCCTGGTGCCCCTTGCCACGCTGAAGCCGTCGGTGCTGCCCATG GCCACACTGGCAGGAGTGGAGCTGACCCCCCCTGTCACCTTCCACCTGAGAGCCGGCTCGGGGCCTGTCTACATCAGCGGGCAGCACATCTCCA TGATGAGCTcggatgaagaggaggaagaagaagaggaggaggaggaagaagaggagtcCCCTCAGAAGCCCCCCAAGGGCCAAACCGCCCGGAAAGGCGGCGCTGCCAAG AAgagaaagctggagaaggaggatgaGCC CAGGAACAACGCCGTCCCTGAGGATCCCCTTCCCGGCAAG ggccGTGGAGCCGGGAGGGGCAGGAAAGCAGCGCCGAAGAAATGA
- the NPM2 gene encoding nucleoplasmin-2 isoform X1, translating to MGTRVRASRTRPRHPRAMSLTESTDSTSEKPVSLIWGCELSKQKDSYTFQMPEGWHCEQQLALRTICLGESARDEFHVVEVVAEEGDARTLVPLATLKPSVLPMATLAGVELTPPVTFHLRAGSGPVYISGQHISMMSSDEEEEEEEEEEEEEESPQKPPKGQTARKGGAAKKRKLEKEDEPRNNAVPEDPLPGKGRGAGRGRKAAPKK from the exons ATGGGGACCCGTGTCAGGGCCAGCAGGACACG ACCGAGACACCCCAGAGCCATGTCCCTCACGGAGAGCACCGACAGCACCTCGGAGAAACCCGTGTCCCTCATTTGGG GGTGTGAGCTGAGCAAGCAGAAGGACTCCTACACCTTCCAGATGCCCGAGGGCTGGCACTGCGAGCAGCAGCTGGCCCTGCGCACG ATCTGCCTGGGGGAGTCGGCCCGGGATGAATTCCACGTGGTGGAGGtggtggcagaggagggggaCGCCCGGACCCTGGTGCCCCTTGCCACGCTGAAGCCGTCGGTGCTGCCCATG GCCACACTGGCAGGAGTGGAGCTGACCCCCCCTGTCACCTTCCACCTGAGAGCCGGCTCGGGGCCTGTCTACATCAGCGGGCAGCACATCTCCA TGATGAGCTcggatgaagaggaggaagaagaagaggaggaggaggaagaagaggagtcCCCTCAGAAGCCCCCCAAGGGCCAAACCGCCCGGAAAGGCGGCGCTGCCAAG AAgagaaagctggagaaggaggatgaGCC CAGGAACAACGCCGTCCCTGAGGATCCCCTTCCCGGCAAG ggccGTGGAGCCGGGAGGGGCAGGAAAGCAGCGCCGAAGAAATGA
- the NPM2 gene encoding nucleoplasmin-2 isoform X2, with the protein MGTRVRASRTRPRHPRAMSLTESTDSTSEKPVSLIWGCELSKQKDSYTFQMPEGWHCEQQLALRTICLGESARDEFHVVEVVAEEGDARTLVPLATLKPSVLPMATLAGVELTPPVTFHLRAGSGPVYISGQHISMMSSDEEEEEEEEEEEEEESPQKPPKGQTARKGGAAKKRKLEKEDEPNNAVPEDPLPGKGRGAGRGRKAAPKK; encoded by the exons ATGGGGACCCGTGTCAGGGCCAGCAGGACACG ACCGAGACACCCCAGAGCCATGTCCCTCACGGAGAGCACCGACAGCACCTCGGAGAAACCCGTGTCCCTCATTTGGG GGTGTGAGCTGAGCAAGCAGAAGGACTCCTACACCTTCCAGATGCCCGAGGGCTGGCACTGCGAGCAGCAGCTGGCCCTGCGCACG ATCTGCCTGGGGGAGTCGGCCCGGGATGAATTCCACGTGGTGGAGGtggtggcagaggagggggaCGCCCGGACCCTGGTGCCCCTTGCCACGCTGAAGCCGTCGGTGCTGCCCATG GCCACACTGGCAGGAGTGGAGCTGACCCCCCCTGTCACCTTCCACCTGAGAGCCGGCTCGGGGCCTGTCTACATCAGCGGGCAGCACATCTCCA TGATGAGCTcggatgaagaggaggaagaagaagaggaggaggaggaagaagaggagtcCCCTCAGAAGCCCCCCAAGGGCCAAACCGCCCGGAAAGGCGGCGCTGCCAAG AAgagaaagctggagaaggaggatgaGCC GAACAACGCCGTCCCTGAGGATCCCCTTCCCGGCAAG ggccGTGGAGCCGGGAGGGGCAGGAAAGCAGCGCCGAAGAAATGA